The Vicia villosa cultivar HV-30 ecotype Madison, WI linkage group LG1, Vvil1.0, whole genome shotgun sequence genome includes a region encoding these proteins:
- the LOC131606962 gene encoding probable pectin methylesterase CGR3 yields MTRRQASSTRRSDGTFSFSGVFNSKSKSSPLLSLIPVLLGGLFLIVYAFGGSGLFRGRRNVVSRAEGDFSCTFEVQSAFPILKNVYGNNMKNVLHVGPESCSVVSKLLREGELEAWGVEPYDIEDADRSCKALVHRGVVRVADIKYPLPYRPKSFSHVIVSDALDYMSPKYLNKTLPELVRVSADGVIILAGSPGQQREAAQLSKFGRPAKMRSSSWWKEFLGETNLEENVAAVKKFEQAASKMSYHPTCQIFHIKSYN; encoded by the exons ATGACAAGAAGACAAGCAAGTTCCACGAGACGCAGTGATGGAACCTTTTCTTTTTCAGGAGTATTCAATTCCAAATCTAAATCTTCTCCTTTACTCTCCTTAATCCCTGTCCTTTTG GGAGGTTTGTTTCTCATTGTATATGCTTTTGGTGGGTCAG GTCTCTTTAGAGGAAGGAGGAATGTTGTTAGCAGGGCTGAAG GTGATTTTTCATGCACATTTGAAGTTCAAAGTGCATTTCCTATTTTGAAGAACGTATACGGAAACAACATGAAAAATGTCTTGCATGTTGGTCCAGAGAGTTGTTCAGTGGTATCCAAATTGTTAAGAGAAGGTGAACTTGAAGCATGGGGTGTGGAGCCATATGACATAGAAGATGCTGATAGAAGCTGCAAGGCTCTAGTGCATAGAGGCGTCGTACGTGTTGCAGATATAAAATATCCTCTACCATACAGGCCAAAGTCTTTCTCACATGTCATAGTATCAGATGCTTTGGATTACATGTCGCCGAAATATTTAAACAAAACTCTTCCGGAGCTAGTAAGGGTATCTGCTGATGGTGTTATTATTTTAGCAG GTTCCCCTGGACAACAGAGAGAAGCAGCACAATTATCCAAATTCGGACGCCCG GCGAAAATGCGAAGTTCGTCTTGGTGGAAAGAATTTTTGGGTGAAACAAACTTAGAAGAAAATGTAGCTGCTGTCAAGAAGTTTGAACAAGCTGCATCTAAGATGTCTTACCATCCAACCTGTCAAATTTTCCACATCAAATCATACAACTGA